DNA from Kineococcus mangrovi:
CCTCGTCGCCGTCGTCGTCTGGTGCTGCGTGCGCCGCCTGACCGCCGTCCTGGTCGAGCGCAAGGTCGCCGAGGAGGTCGCCTGGACCGAGCACGCGGCCCAGCTCGAGGAGGCCGTGGCCGGGCGCGACGACATCCGCGCCAGCCTCGGCGCCCCGCACGTCGTGCGCCGCTACGCGGTCCTGGCGGCCGGGGTGCTGGACCGCGTCCGCGCCACCACCGAGGTCTCGGCGGTCGTGGCCCGCCGCACGATCCTGGTCCTGTCGCTGCTGTGCTCTGCGCTCGTCGTCGGCGGGGTGGTCCTCGTCGGCGACGGCCGGCTCGGCCTCGCCCAGCTCGTCACGGTGTTCCTGCTCTGCTCCGGGTTCGCCGGCGACCTGAACCAGATCGCCGAACGGCTGCCCGAGGTCCAGGCCGGTCTGGGTGCCCTGCAACGCATCCGGGCGTTGCTGGGCTCGCCGTCCGAACCCGTCGGCGGCCTGCGGGCACCCGAGGGGGGCCTCGGGCTCGAGTTCCGCGGCGTCGACTTCGCCCACCCGGGCGGTTTCGCGCTGCACGACGTCTCGTTCACGGTCCCCGCCGGGACGACGTGCGCCCTCGTGGGACGCAGCGGGTCGGGCAAGTCCACGCTCGCGGCCCTGCTGTCCCGCGCGCTGGAACCGGCGCCGGGGCAGGCCCACCTCGGCGGCCTCGACGTCACGGCCCTGGACCTGCAGGAGCTGCGGCGCTGCGTCGGCGTCGTCACCCAGCGCACGGAACTCATCGCCGGGACGCTGGCGGACAACATCACGCTGGGGGCCGACGTCGCCCCCGAGCGCGTCCGCTCGGCCGTGGAGTCCCTCGGACTGGGCGACTGGGTCGGGGGGCTGCCCGACGGTCTGCGGACCCGGCTCGGCCCCGGTGGCAGCACCCTGTCCGCCGGGGAGGAGCAGCTCGTCGCCTTCGCCCGCCTCCTCGTGCGCGACGTCCGCGTCGTCGTCCTCGACGAGGCGACCGCGCGGATGGACCCCGTCACCGAGCACCGCGTCACCGCGGCCGCCGGGCGGCTGCTCGCCGGCCGCACCGGTCTGCTCATCGCCCACCGCCTGTCCACGACCGCCCGGGCCGACCACGTCGCCGTCCTCGACGGCGGCCGGCTCGCCCAGCACGGCCCGCGCGCCGAGCTCGCCGCCACCCCCGGCCCCTTCGCGGACCTGCTGCGCGCCGGGGGTGGTGCGGAGCTCGACCCCGTCCACCACGCCGGCGAGGTCCTCTCCAGCCGGCCCCGCCGGCCCCGCCCCGAACCACCGGCGCAGCCGCGTCCCCGGCTCGTGCGGGCCGTGGCGACCGCGATCACCCGCCACCGGCGGTGGGGGCTGCTCGGTGCCGTCCTGTTCGCCCTGTGCTCGGTCCTCGGCACCTACGGCGCCGTCGCGGGCTGGCTGTGGGGCCTGGTCGTGCAGGGCCTGCAGACGGGCGCGCCGACCGCGCAGGTGTGGTGGCCGGCGGCCGGGCTCGTGACGAGCCTGGTCTGCGTGCCGTTCCTGCTGGCCGCGGCCCTGCGGGTGTACCCGCTGTGGTGGAACGCGGTCACCCTCGGCGCGCGCCTGGCGGTGCTGCGCGGGCAGACCCGCCAGCACCGCCTCGCCCGCGTCCCCGCCGGGGAGGTCACGGCCCGCAGCCTGGACTCCGAGCGGTTCGTCCTCTACGTCGACCGCTGCGTCGACCTCGTCATCGGCGCCTTCGTCGTCGCCGTCACCTCCCTCGTCGCCGGTGACCTCACCGCGGGCGCGGTCGTCGCCCTCGTCATGGCGGGCTCGGCGCTCGTCTCGGTCGGCGGGGCCCCGGTGGCCGGCCGCCGGGGCCGTGAGGCCGGGGACGCCCGCGCCGTCTTCGGCCGCGACCTCGGCTCGGCCGTCGACGCGGCCCGCACCGTCAAGCTCGCCGCGGCCGTGCCGGACGTCCTGCGGCACCTCGTCGAGGTCGACCGGCGGCGCGTGCTGGCCTCGGTGCGCGAGCTGCGCGTGCGCGCGCTGCTGGAGGGGGTGCCGGGCGTCCTCGTCCAGCTCGGCACCGTCGCGACCTGGGCGCTGCACCTGGCCGGCTGGTGGTCGCTGGCCGACGCCCTCCTCGTCGCCACCGCCGTCGCGGGCGCCGCCTACTACGGCACCGTGTCGGGGGCCGTCATCACCGAGGCGCCCGTCGCGCGGGAGTGGCTGCGAGCGGTCACGGCGCTCGCGGGAACGCAGGACGTCGTGCGCGTCCCGGCCGGCACCGACCTGGTCCGCGGACTCGCCCCGGTGCCCGCGGTGCCCCCGCGCACCCCCTGCGGCACGTCGACCTCGACCACCTCACGGCCGTGCACGACGACGGGACGGTGGGCGTCCAGGACGTCGACCTGCGCGTCGAGGCGGGTGAGCTCGTCCTGCTCACCGGCCGCGTGGGGTCGGGCAAGTCGAGCCTGCTCGCGGCGCTGGCCGGGCTCGTCGACCACGAGGGGACGGTCCGCTGGAACGGGGTCGCCGTGCAGGACCCGCAGACGTTCCTGCGGCCGGGTCAGGTCAGCTACGTCGCGCAGGTGCCGCGCGTGCTGTCGGGCAGCTTCGACGACAACGTCGCCCTGGACCACGAGCTGGCCCGGTCCCTGGCCGACGACGCCGTCGCCGACGCGCGGCTGACCCGGGACGTGGCCGCGGCCGGGGGCCGGCACGCGCTCGTCGGGCACCGCGGGGTCCGGCTGTCCGGGGGGCAGGTCCAGCGGCTGGCGCTGGCCCGGGCGCTGGCCTCGGGGGCCGACCTCCTCGTGGCCGACGACGTGTCCTCGGCCCTCGACGCGAGCACCGAGCTGGAGCTGTGGCAGGCGCTGCGCGAGCGCGGGACGACCGTGGTGGGGGCGTCCTCGAAGCGGTCGGCGCTGCTCGTGGCCGATCGCGTCGTGGTGCTGGGGGAGGGGCGGGTGCAGGCCGTCGGCCCGTGGCGGGAGCTCGAGGCGGACTGGGGTCACCTGGCGGGCTGACCTCGCGGTGGACCGGGCCGGCCGCGACGACGGACGACGACGGACGACGACGGACGGGGGACGCGGGCCGTGCGCGCGGGTGCGAGGCTGTGCTCATGTCGGACCCACGGAACGAGAACAGGCGTCAGGGCGAGTCGATCGACGCGGTCCTGCGCGGGCTCCTCAAGCAGGGCGGGCTCGACCCGACGGCCGAGCGCCTCGCCGAGCAGGGCATCGACCGGCTCCGCTCCTTCCTCGGCAGCGGCCCCGCCCCCGGGACGACCGCGACCCCGGACGCCGGCGCGGGGCGGGGTGACGTGCAGGACGCCGAGGTCGTCACGACCGGCCGCGAGATGCTCATGCACACCATCCCGCTGCCCGACGGCACCCGCGTGGAGGTCCTCGTCCCCGAGCGCCTCACCCGCGCCGAAGCCGAGCGCGTCGCCGCCGTGCTGAGCGCCCTGGCCGTGGAGGAGTGAGCGCGGAGGTCGTCGAGGTCACCGGAGTCGTGCGGCTCGGCCAGTTCCTCAAGCTGGCCGGGGCCGTCGACACCGGCGGGCAGGCCCGGGAGGCGCTGCTGGCCGGGGACGTCACCGTCAACGGCGAGGCCGAGGACCGGCGCGGCCGCCAGCTCGCCGACGGGGACGTCGTCGGCCTCGGCGGCGGCTCGTGGGCGGTGCGCGTGACGGACGACGCGTGAGCACCGCCCACCGGTGAGCCTCAGCGGCCCAGGGCGTCGATCGCCGCGACCTCCTCGCCGCTCAGCTCGAACCCGTCGACGTCGAGGTTGCGCGCCTGCCGGTCCCGGTCGCCGGACTTGGGGATGACGACCACCCCGTGCTGCAGGTGCCAGCGCACGACGACCTGCTCCACGCTCACCCCGTGCCGCTCGGCCGCCGCCCGCAGGGGCGCGGCCGTGCGGTCGGTGGCCTTGAGGGGGGAGTAGCCCTCCAGCACGACGCCGCGCTCGCGGTGGGCGGCGAGCAGGTCGGCGTCGTGCAGCGCCGGACCCCACTTCACCTGGTTCACCGCGGGCGTGACGCCCGTGGCGGCCGTCAGCTCGTCGAGCTGGGCCACCGAGTAGTTCGAGACGCCCACGGCACGGACCCGGCCGGCCTCGCGGGCGGCCACCAACCGTTCCCACACGTCGGGCCGCGCCCGGCCCCCGGGCGGCCAGTGGATGAGCCACAGGTCCAGCACGTCGACGCGCAGCAGCCGCAGGCTGCGGTCCAGGAACTCGTCCTCGCGGCCGGCGTGCTCGTGGTGCAGCTTCGTCGTGATCCGGACGTCGGGCACGCCCGCGTCGGCGACGGCACGTCCCACCTCGTCCTCGTTCTCGTACATCGTCGCGGTGTCCAGCAGCCGGTAACCGACGTCGAGGGCGCCGCGCAGGGACCGGTAGCCGTCCTGCCCGCGCAGACCGTAGGTGCCGAGGCCGACGAGGGGCAGCGCCAGCGTGCCGTCGGCGGTGCGGACGTCGGTGGTCGTGGGGTGCTCGCTCACCTGCGCGACGCTACGTCCGCTCCGCTGCGCGCGCAGCGGCGGGCACCGCGCCGGCGACCCCGTCCCGCACCGACGACGCCCCCTCGCCCGTGACCGGGGAGGGGGCGTCGTCGTCGGTGCGGGACGGGGTGCGGGGGACGATCAGTCCTTCAGGCCGGCGTTGATGTCGGCGTTCATGACGTAGCGCTGGAACACCAGGTAGATGAGGACCAGCGGCACGATCGAGATGACCGAGGCGCCCAGCAGGACCGACCAGTTGACGTTCTGCGCCCCGACGATGCTCTGGATCCCGATCTGCAGGGTGAACTTGCTCGGGTCGTTGAGGACGATGAGCGGCCAGATGTAGTCGTTCCACCGCCACTGGAACGAGAAGATCGCCAGCGTCACCATGATCGGGCGGGAGATGGGGAGCATGACCCGCACGAAGGTCGTCAGCTCGTTCGAGCCGTCGATCCGGGCCGCCTCGAGCAGCTCGTTCGGCACGGTGGTGAAGAACTGCCGGAACATGAAGCACCCGGTGGCGGTGATGATCGACGGGACGATGATACCGGCGAGCTGGTTGTAGAGGCCGAGGTCGCGGATGACGAGGAACGAGGGCGAGAGGATGACCTCGGTCGGCAGCATCGTCGTGGCCAGGATGCACAGGAAGAACGCCTTGAGCCACCAGTTGGAGTACTTGGCCAGGGCGTACCCGGTCATGGCGCTGGCCAGGACGGTGAGGACCGTCGTGGTGACCGCCACGATCAGCGTGTTCGTGAAGTAGCCGGCGAAGTTGAAGCTCGTCCAGGCCTGCGCGTACCCGTCGAACGTCCACCGCTGCGGCAGCAGCGTCAACGGGTAGGAGAAGAGGTCACCGGCCGGCTTGAACGACGACAGCACGAACCACAGGACCGGGAAGCCGTAGAGGACGGCCAGCAGCCACAGCAGCACCGTGGTCCCGACGGTGCGGGCGGGCGAACCGCCCTCGCGGGCGGCGGTGCTGCGGCGCAGGGCCGGCGCCTTGGGGCGCGGCAGCGAGGACAGGGCCATGTCACGCCTCCCGGCGTCGGTTGACGAAGACCTGGAGCAGGGCGATGACCATGAGGACGGCCATGAGGACGAACGAGGCGGCGCTGGCGTAGCCGATCTGCCCCTGCTGGAAGCCCGTGCGGAAGATGTACTGCACGATGAGGTTGTTCTCGGTGCCCGGGCCACCGCCGTTCAGCGACTGCAGCAGGGCGTACTCCTTCATGGCGCCCAGGCTGCCCAGCAGGATGACGATGAAGGACGTCGGCGCGATGCTCGGCAGCGTGATGTAGCGGAACCGCTGCCAGGGCGAGGCGCCGTCGATCGAGGCCGCCTCGTGGTAGGAGACCGGCACGTTGCGCAGGGCGGCCACGAACAGCAGCATGTTGAAGGCCGTCCCGCCCCACGCCGCGGCGATGGCCACGATGACCAGCGACAGGTTCGCGTTCGACTGCCACGGGACCGCCTCGCCGCCGAGGGAGGTGATGAGGTAGTTCACCAACCCGAAGTTCTCCCCGAAGATCCACCGCCAGATGACGCCGGCGACGATGGGGGAGATGAGCCAGGGGACGAAGAACAGGACGCGCGCGACGACCTTGCCCTTGGTGTGCGCGTTCGTCAGCAGCACGGCCGTCGTCAGCGACAGGACGTAGATCAGCGGCACCGACATCGCGGTGAAGAAGACGGTCCGGCCGAACGCCGAGTAGAAGGCGGAGTCGCCGAAGAGCTTCTGGTAGTTGGCCAGCCCCACCCACGGGGCCGAGCCCACCCCGGTGTAGCTGGTGAACGAGTAGTACAGACCCGTCACCGCCGGCCAGA
Protein-coding regions in this window:
- a CDS encoding aldo/keto reductase, encoding MSEHPTTTDVRTADGTLALPLVGLGTYGLRGQDGYRSLRGALDVGYRLLDTATMYENEDEVGRAVADAGVPDVRITTKLHHEHAGREDEFLDRSLRLLRVDVLDLWLIHWPPGGRARPDVWERLVAAREAGRVRAVGVSNYSVAQLDELTAATGVTPAVNQVKWGPALHDADLLAAHRERGVVLEGYSPLKATDRTAAPLRAAAERHGVSVEQVVVRWHLQHGVVVIPKSGDRDRQARNLDVDGFELSGEEVAAIDALGR
- a CDS encoding carbohydrate ABC transporter permease, which encodes MPRPKAPALRRSTAAREGGSPARTVGTTVLLWLLAVLYGFPVLWFVLSSFKPAGDLFSYPLTLLPQRWTFDGYAQAWTSFNFAGYFTNTLIVAVTTTVLTVLASAMTGYALAKYSNWWLKAFFLCILATTMLPTEVILSPSFLVIRDLGLYNQLAGIIVPSIITATGCFMFRQFFTTVPNELLEAARIDGSNELTTFVRVMLPISRPIMVTLAIFSFQWRWNDYIWPLIVLNDPSKFTLQIGIQSIVGAQNVNWSVLLGASVISIVPLVLIYLVFQRYVMNADINAGLKD
- a CDS encoding ATP-binding cassette domain-containing protein, with the protein product MGSGKSSLLAALAGLVDHEGTVRWNGVAVQDPQTFLRPGQVSYVAQVPRVLSGSFDDNVALDHELARSLADDAVADARLTRDVAAAGGRHALVGHRGVRLSGGQVQRLALARALASGADLLVADDVSSALDASTELELWQALRERGTTVVGASSKRSALLVADRVVVLGEGRVQAVGPWRELEADWGHLAG
- a CDS encoding RNA-binding S4 domain-containing protein, whose amino-acid sequence is MSAEVVEVTGVVRLGQFLKLAGAVDTGGQAREALLAGDVTVNGEAEDRRGRQLADGDVVGLGGGSWAVRVTDDA
- a CDS encoding carbohydrate ABC transporter permease, with the protein product MTPATPGPVPAAVGDDPAALARTARPSSGRANRRRAARYRLAPLLFVAVNVALFALFFVWPAVTGLYYSFTSYTGVGSAPWVGLANYQKLFGDSAFYSAFGRTVFFTAMSVPLIYVLSLTTAVLLTNAHTKGKVVARVLFFVPWLISPIVAGVIWRWIFGENFGLVNYLITSLGGEAVPWQSNANLSLVIVAIAAAWGGTAFNMLLFVAALRNVPVSYHEAASIDGASPWQRFRYITLPSIAPTSFIVILLGSLGAMKEYALLQSLNGGGPGTENNLIVQYIFRTGFQQGQIGYASAASFVLMAVLMVIALLQVFVNRRREA